A region from the Colwellia sp. PAMC 21821 genome encodes:
- the radA gene encoding DNA repair protein RadA, producing MAKLAKIEFVCTDCGMNYPRWQGQCRCGAWNTLAEMKISPNQSKSATKSRTSSGGYAGGTGGGSKKINEVETTEAEKQLTGIGELDRVLCGGVTTGSVNIISGDPGAGKTTLLSDLVSRMSQLMPSLYCTAEESLSQFKNRVQRLKLDYNPDELYLLSETSVEAIIEELEQKKIKFAVIDSIQAVVTENANGSPGSPSQVKGAAQALTQYCKQNNVTMFLIAHVNKNNEIAGPQTLVHIVDALLHIDTNDGQIRTLRANKNRFGDIDTVGIFKMCERGMLSVDNPSEIFLSGSSTESPGSAITCIRKGNRNLLLEIQCLTTETEAEFPQRVCVGLNMNRIKMLTGILRKHTKTKIYHDTFFNIIGGLKIDESETCIDLALVTALLSSLNEFVIPRTTCIMGELSLNGDVRPIDSGVPRVKEAAQHGFTEIFIPFRNYHKSMEGLGAKITAVKTIHELIELIK from the coding sequence ATGGCAAAGTTAGCAAAAATAGAATTCGTTTGTACCGACTGCGGTATGAACTACCCTCGTTGGCAAGGCCAATGCAGATGTGGCGCATGGAATACCTTAGCTGAAATGAAAATTTCTCCTAATCAAAGTAAAAGTGCCACTAAAAGTCGTACCTCATCAGGTGGTTATGCTGGCGGTACGGGCGGCGGTTCTAAAAAAATTAATGAAGTTGAAACTACTGAAGCTGAAAAACAGCTAACCGGCATAGGCGAGCTTGACCGTGTATTGTGTGGCGGTGTTACTACAGGCTCAGTCAACATTATTTCAGGCGATCCGGGGGCGGGTAAAACCACCCTGCTTTCGGATTTAGTTTCCCGTATGTCACAATTAATGCCGTCACTTTACTGTACCGCAGAAGAATCACTTTCGCAGTTCAAAAACAGGGTGCAACGCTTAAAGCTTGATTATAACCCTGACGAATTGTATTTATTGTCTGAAACCAGTGTTGAAGCCATTATTGAAGAATTAGAGCAAAAGAAAATCAAGTTTGCCGTTATCGACTCTATTCAGGCAGTAGTTACAGAAAATGCCAATGGCAGCCCAGGCTCGCCTTCACAAGTAAAAGGCGCGGCGCAGGCATTAACGCAATACTGTAAACAAAATAACGTTACTATGTTTTTAATTGCTCATGTAAATAAAAACAACGAAATTGCGGGGCCACAAACCTTAGTACACATTGTCGATGCGCTATTGCATATTGACACCAACGACGGCCAAATACGCACCCTAAGAGCCAATAAAAACCGCTTTGGTGATATTGATACTGTCGGTATTTTTAAAATGTGTGAACGCGGTATGCTCAGTGTTGATAACCCCAGTGAAATATTTTTATCGGGATCAAGTACTGAATCTCCGGGCTCTGCCATTACGTGCATTCGCAAAGGTAACAGGAATTTATTGCTCGAAATTCAGTGTTTAACCACAGAAACTGAAGCAGAGTTTCCACAGCGTGTTTGTGTTGGCTTGAATATGAACCGTATTAAGATGTTAACCGGTATTTTGCGTAAACACACCAAAACTAAAATTTATCATGATACCTTTTTCAATATTATTGGTGGCTTAAAAATAGACGAGTCAGAAACCTGTATTGATCTAGCCTTAGTCACCGCCCTTTTAAGCAGCTTAAATGAATTTGTTATTCCAAGAACCACCTGCATTATGGGTGAATTAAGTTTAAATGGTGATGTGCGCCCTATCGACAGCGGCGTACCACGAGTAAAAGAAGCAGCGCAGCATGGCTTTACCGAGATATTTATTCCATTTCGTAATTACCATAAATCAATGGAAGGCTTAGGGGCTAAAATTACCGCGGTTAAAACCATTCATGAATTGATTGAGTTGATTAAATAG
- a CDS encoding PilZ domain-containing protein — protein sequence MNKDFSKYQKIIDEFSGQVPNSDFEARFNAVTKSMTKTESFLLKMELKRLAAPCSRLIDLRGHVDGECKAFEHEERIHFLDRIASVVFTEIFSRYGGYTIGVYEAVMNTENNFRVIYQKEKSKVTKSLPDDTSKIFEKSQFPAQFFRFGIYNDRAEERMNFVIPIKISLVDERAFECSTSDISINGCKFRINDLSTIKIGQKITLRFTGLEEQYQLTDDSDLIYEVKNVTILDNMQLVGVKRVTEDLSNSDSFSKYLISFIHSNKRRYKINLDNTISALQTRSFEQFVMPKSNELPVFIERNDKVLTPKYALTCNNNQDIYQYWQDENHYSTLYCLISQERIIRLKKLALSGKSLLVFSFIHKSKGKSYFYTADEIQLSDDPEFMQQFLGFSASKAHFSVSQLSLLDVDTSCAESHFTLSNSITQKNEYLNAPVSDEVKTLLAKIPYIVVVSDITQDEMLHAYKALSYEGINTVKLKRFGHKRLSKPFSVDEVGINYRNQRQELRFTYKTPANIKIDNVISSGSSLNFSTSGLKIVLDKATTLVAGDIVHLGLPKLQQITSVFDLTGLPYEVIRVNRTKTIVNLRVYIEKHQHIGRKFFKALIDKNRHKLTSDEYAQSNPGLAKALRNIYSASSKLPTLVVQTSGSRYKSDVIASGDPSGKLMAEMAQLSDRKSYYNLYPILGHADFMNNLTVKLKKMQNTETASSKVLYIAINPSVDRVDKAVTIKLSAELDSEELKQSFIHQALKNGQFFCVLMKLSRAAGPDMNHLNPELSYISSYAIHRGKQIEQEIWSVAGIAQIFDITQEVIFRYRLMRKN from the coding sequence ATGAATAAAGATTTTTCAAAATATCAAAAAATTATTGATGAATTTAGTGGCCAAGTCCCAAATAGTGACTTTGAAGCTAGGTTTAATGCTGTCACAAAAAGCATGACGAAGACTGAAAGCTTCCTGTTAAAAATGGAATTAAAACGACTAGCAGCACCTTGTAGTCGATTGATTGATTTACGAGGACATGTGGACGGCGAATGCAAAGCTTTTGAACATGAAGAAAGAATTCATTTTTTAGATAGAATTGCCAGCGTGGTTTTCACTGAGATTTTTTCGCGATATGGCGGCTATACCATCGGCGTTTACGAAGCTGTAATGAATACTGAAAATAACTTTCGAGTTATTTATCAAAAAGAGAAAAGTAAGGTCACTAAAAGCCTACCTGATGACACCAGCAAAATATTTGAAAAATCTCAGTTTCCGGCGCAATTTTTCCGCTTTGGCATTTATAATGATCGTGCTGAAGAGCGGATGAATTTTGTTATCCCAATTAAAATTTCGCTAGTTGATGAGCGTGCATTCGAATGTTCAACTTCAGATATAAGTATTAATGGCTGTAAATTCAGAATTAATGATTTAAGCACTATTAAAATAGGGCAAAAAATAACGCTGCGCTTTACGGGTTTAGAAGAACAGTACCAATTAACTGATGATAGCGACTTAATATACGAAGTTAAAAATGTCACCATTTTAGATAACATGCAATTGGTCGGCGTGAAAAGAGTTACCGAAGATCTATCGAACTCTGATAGTTTTTCAAAATACCTTATTAGTTTTATTCACAGCAATAAACGACGTTATAAAATCAACTTAGACAATACCATTAGCGCTTTACAAACACGCAGTTTTGAACAGTTTGTTATGCCAAAGTCCAATGAATTACCTGTTTTTATTGAAAGAAACGACAAGGTTTTAACCCCGAAATATGCGCTAACTTGTAATAATAACCAAGATATTTACCAGTACTGGCAGGATGAAAATCACTATTCAACGCTATATTGTTTAATATCGCAAGAGCGAATTATTCGACTTAAAAAGTTAGCTTTATCTGGGAAATCATTATTAGTTTTTAGCTTTATTCATAAAAGCAAAGGTAAGTCATATTTTTATACTGCAGATGAAATACAGCTGAGTGATGATCCTGAATTTATGCAGCAATTTTTGGGATTTTCTGCGTCAAAAGCGCATTTTTCGGTTTCTCAATTAAGCTTGTTGGATGTAGATACAAGCTGCGCCGAATCTCACTTTACTTTATCTAATAGTATCACTCAGAAAAATGAATATTTAAATGCCCCTGTATCTGATGAGGTTAAGACATTATTAGCTAAAATACCTTATATTGTTGTGGTAAGTGATATTACGCAGGATGAAATGCTGCATGCTTATAAGGCGTTGTCTTATGAAGGAATTAATACGGTTAAATTAAAAAGATTTGGTCATAAACGTTTAAGTAAACCGTTCAGTGTTGATGAAGTTGGCATAAACTATAGAAATCAGCGACAAGAATTACGCTTTACCTATAAGACCCCGGCTAATATTAAAATTGATAATGTTATTTCGTCAGGATCTTCACTTAATTTCTCGACGTCTGGTTTAAAAATTGTATTAGATAAAGCGACAACCTTGGTAGCCGGTGACATTGTTCATTTAGGTTTGCCCAAGCTGCAACAAATAACATCGGTGTTCGACTTAACTGGCTTACCCTATGAGGTAATACGAGTTAATCGCACTAAAACTATCGTTAATTTAAGAGTTTATATTGAAAAACATCAACATATAGGTCGTAAGTTTTTTAAAGCATTGATTGATAAAAACCGTCATAAATTAACTTCAGACGAATATGCTCAGTCTAATCCTGGCTTAGCTAAAGCGCTGAGGAATATTTACAGTGCCAGTTCCAAGTTACCGACACTTGTTGTGCAAACAAGTGGAAGCCGTTATAAGTCGGATGTTATTGCAAGTGGCGACCCTAGTGGTAAGTTAATGGCCGAAATGGCGCAATTAAGTGATCGTAAATCTTATTACAACTTATACCCAATATTGGGGCATGCAGATTTCATGAATAACTTAACGGTTAAGTTAAAGAAAATGCAGAACACAGAAACAGCAAGTTCTAAAGTGCTTTATATCGCGATTAACCCTAGCGTCGACAGGGTAGATAAAGCCGTAACCATAAAGCTGTCGGCAGAGTTAGACAGTGAAGAATTAAAGCAATCTTTTATTCATCAAGCATTGAAAAACGGTCAATTTTTCTGTGTGTTGATGAAGCTATCACGTGCTGCAGGACCTGATATGAATCACCTGAATCCAGAACTTAGCTATATTAGTTCTTACGCCATTCATCGCGGTAAACAAATTGAACAAGAAATATGGAGCGTTGCAGGTATTGCGCAAATTTTTGATATTACCCAAGAAGTGATTTTTCGTTATCGTTTAATGCGTAAAAACTAA